From the Lathyrus oleraceus cultivar Zhongwan6 chromosome 4, CAAS_Psat_ZW6_1.0, whole genome shotgun sequence genome, one window contains:
- the LOC127137347 gene encoding uncharacterized protein LOC127137347 translates to MGERLEQRPIRREVPEEQPKRMIMVNRDQDADEVIHRVRRENMMENDLTSMIERIMAQNGLNTRLRQPNYFSPLSEYVLQIELPRGCKISKFTKFSGDTSESTIEHIARYMTEAGDLANSENLSMKYFPSSLTKNAFTWFTTLPPNSIDAWPQLERLFHEQFYMGQTKISLKELASIKRKFTEPIDDYLNRFRLLKSRCFTIVPEHELVEMAAGDRVRQVERLKSKKARTNKNYQKERVAYVEFEDGESEIAKDPYGLEEFEIDLAELKEAPSYACKLLTPSNGRNPVETEKNERFPKKTYTFDVTKCDEIFDLLVKDGQMIVPPNTKIPLLEQRKKRGFCKYHSFLGHKTSQCFLFRDLIQNAIRDGRLKFADKGKNQMKVDTDPLNIAETNYAEPVEINMVDVREVEAVKATGTGGYTLDGK, encoded by the exons ATGGGGGAAAGATTGGAACAACGGCCAATTCGACGGGAAGTCCCTGAAGAACAACCTAAGAGAATGATAATGGTTAATAGAGACCAGGATGCAGACGAAGTAATCCATAGGGTCAGGCGGGAAAACATGATGGAAAATGACCTAACCAGTATGATAGAGAGAATCATGGCCCAGAATGGTCTGAATACAAGACTTCGACAGCCAAATTATTTTTCTCCTTTATCAGAATATGTCCTACAAATAGAATTACCAAGGGGTTGTAAAATCTctaagttcaccaaattctcagggGATACTAGTGAATCCACTATAGAGCATATAGCCAGATACATGACTGAGGCAGGGGATTTGGCGAACAGTGAGAACCTAAGTATGaaatatttccctagttcttTAACAAAGAATGCCTTCACGTGGTTTACAACTTTGCCACCAAATTCCATAGATGCTTGGCCTCAGTTAGAAAGATTGtttcatgaacaattctacatgggccAAACTAAGATAAGTCTTAAAGAATTAGCCAGCATCAAAAGAAAATTCACCGAACCTATAGATGATTATCTGAATAGGTTCCGTTTGTTGAAATCTAGATGCTTTACAATAGTGCCTGAACacgagttggtcgaaatggccgctggAG ATAGGGTTCGACAGGTCGAACGCTTAAAATCTAAAAAGGCCAGAACGAATAAGAATTATCAGAAAGAGAGGGTTGCTTATGTCGAATTCGAAGACGGAGAGTCTGAAATTGCTAAAGACCCTTATGGTCTTGAGGAATTCGAAATAGATTTGGCAGAATTAAAAGAAGCACCATCTTACGCCTGCAAATTACTTACACCTTCGAATGGCAGAAATCCTGTCGAAACTGAAAAGAACGAGAGATTTCCCAAAAAGACTTACACATTTGATGTTACCAAATGTGACGAGATCTTCGATTTATTAGTAAAAGATGGCCAAATGATAGTGCCTCCTAATACCAAGATTCCTCTGTTAGAACAACGAAAGAAAAGAGGCTTCTGTAAATATCACAGTTTTTTAGGCCATAAAACTTCACAAtgctttcttttcagggatcttattCAGAATGCAATCAGAGATGGCCGCCTCAAGTTCGCTGACAAAGGGAAAAACCAGATGAAAGTTGATACTGATCCCCTTAACATTGCTGAGACAAACTATGCTGAACCTGTCGAAATCAACATGGTTGACGTAAGGGAAGTGGAGGCTGTAAAAGCAACAGGAACCGGAGGCTACACGCTGGATGGAAAGTAG